In Vibrio japonicus, one DNA window encodes the following:
- a CDS encoding PilZ domain-containing protein, producing MQKPEILSLAEKLIPAYQSNDFDVVLSQMTKGEAPSVKILVKMELNRIMAPCTKSVDLRGRVKGECREYKLDGRKHWLDDVAFNAYHKKTRKFGGYTEGVWEALCNTHNNFRVMKKNGIVLNSYQNDEFNPLEVEAINLGYDLKRKENRFKISSQIEFLLPDGHVVHAVTVDLSPSGARFKVPSAFTYKLGDVIEVSFVELAKSSNVEGLQGPIAYRIVGIDESYETDAVKFLRLLKLGDDDTLAAVIEQFLKTDNQRAKHDNQDKIIRARTRGYEHSYLKHTNCLPVFFSGNELKLVLMTEHNQPIWQYWHDERNQQTLSNLFNPQRMSHLTTPGMRGSNNVLYSFTHEHKGKKHFFSMMMPEAKREVRQLFWHIGAKRNSWKAFRLSIFELSKEEKQELSQHSTELNLDPNSLTHCGILQEIGDHSSHQDYLLTDKPGLSSSELNGFKHPRNPEYNPTCLYFDAKSRRKEPRYRFSSPVVLTTETFQAHTGVTLDLSKHGVSIRLSEPSSLKADDTCELNYRELQLYDKKVLLDAVPYKVVRVSPDGKDVQLAIIEESYTLRTSAFFGRLINHNLDKFITKTELLPSNQLLEGLHDILLDKIVCSPIFIEKKGANLRPKVIGINYPLAAHVALLAKLGDGHSYSLEPIFKGRTNTLLAQPMKRIEGAKPQFQELYMMVVKFGTRIQSVESKLSSEFRNVKERITFIKKAQVMGEFYALRVSSAPVFDAMTALMQKDLEELGQISLHKARNLEKEITGIVGYSELTDITEEVLIRLELTK from the coding sequence ATGCAAAAGCCAGAAATTCTTTCTTTAGCAGAAAAGCTGATTCCCGCCTACCAATCTAACGATTTCGACGTTGTACTTAGCCAAATGACGAAAGGCGAAGCGCCGTCTGTAAAAATATTGGTTAAGATGGAGCTCAACCGCATCATGGCACCTTGCACAAAAAGTGTGGACTTAAGAGGCAGGGTAAAGGGCGAGTGTCGAGAATACAAACTCGATGGAAGAAAACACTGGCTAGATGACGTTGCTTTTAATGCTTACCATAAAAAGACACGTAAATTTGGTGGCTATACCGAAGGCGTTTGGGAGGCTCTTTGCAACACCCACAATAACTTCCGCGTCATGAAGAAGAACGGCATTGTTCTTAATTCTTACCAAAATGATGAGTTTAATCCTCTTGAGGTCGAAGCGATCAATCTTGGTTATGACCTTAAGCGTAAAGAAAACCGTTTTAAAATCTCATCCCAAATCGAATTTTTACTGCCTGATGGACACGTCGTTCATGCTGTTACAGTCGATTTATCGCCTTCTGGCGCAAGATTCAAAGTTCCATCAGCATTTACGTATAAATTAGGGGATGTGATTGAGGTCAGCTTTGTCGAGTTGGCAAAGTCTAGCAATGTGGAAGGCCTTCAGGGCCCTATCGCTTATCGAATTGTCGGGATTGACGAGTCATACGAAACCGATGCTGTTAAGTTCCTGCGCTTATTAAAGCTAGGGGATGACGATACACTCGCCGCGGTTATAGAACAGTTTTTAAAAACCGACAACCAAAGAGCAAAGCACGACAACCAAGATAAAATTATTCGCGCACGTACTCGCGGATACGAACACAGCTACTTAAAGCACACCAACTGCCTACCTGTCTTTTTTAGCGGAAATGAACTCAAACTGGTTCTGATGACAGAACATAACCAACCCATCTGGCAATATTGGCATGACGAGCGCAATCAACAAACATTAAGCAACTTGTTTAACCCACAGAGAATGTCTCACCTCACTACACCGGGGATGAGGGGCAGTAACAATGTCCTCTACTCTTTTACTCACGAGCATAAAGGAAAGAAACACTTTTTCTCGATGATGATGCCAGAAGCGAAAAGAGAGGTTAGACAACTATTCTGGCACATTGGAGCGAAACGTAACAGCTGGAAAGCGTTTCGTCTTTCAATATTTGAACTTTCCAAAGAAGAGAAGCAAGAGCTGTCTCAGCACTCAACAGAACTCAATCTAGATCCAAACTCTCTAACACATTGTGGTATTTTGCAGGAAATTGGTGATCATAGCAGTCATCAAGACTATTTACTGACTGACAAACCAGGGTTATCAAGCAGTGAGCTGAATGGTTTCAAGCACCCTCGTAACCCAGAGTACAATCCGACATGCCTCTATTTTGACGCAAAATCTCGTCGCAAAGAACCGCGATACCGATTTTCATCGCCCGTGGTTCTCACGACAGAGACATTCCAAGCTCACACTGGAGTCACGTTGGATTTGTCTAAGCATGGTGTGAGCATCCGTCTATCTGAACCGAGCTCACTTAAAGCCGATGACACGTGCGAACTCAACTATAGAGAGCTTCAGCTGTACGATAAGAAAGTATTATTGGATGCTGTTCCTTACAAAGTGGTACGAGTAAGTCCAGATGGAAAAGATGTTCAGCTTGCCATTATTGAAGAGAGCTACACTCTCAGAACCAGTGCGTTTTTTGGTAGATTGATTAACCATAACCTGGATAAGTTCATCACGAAGACTGAGCTTTTACCCAGCAATCAGCTCCTTGAAGGGCTGCATGATATTTTGTTGGACAAGATCGTTTGCTCTCCTATCTTCATAGAAAAGAAAGGCGCAAACTTAAGACCGAAAGTCATCGGTATCAATTACCCTTTAGCTGCCCATGTCGCGCTACTCGCCAAACTCGGTGACGGTCACAGCTACTCGTTGGAGCCCATATTTAAGGGCCGAACGAACACCTTGCTTGCTCAACCGATGAAGCGAATCGAAGGTGCAAAACCCCAGTTTCAAGAGCTTTACATGATGGTCGTCAAGTTTGGCACTCGTATTCAATCAGTGGAATCCAAGTTAAGTAGTGAGTTCCGTAACGTCAAAGAACGAATCACCTTTATTAAGAAGGCTCAAGTAATGGGTGAGTTTTATGCGTTACGAGTATCCAGCGCCCCCGTTTTCGATGCAATGACCGCCTTAATGCAAAAAGACCTAGAAGAGCTTGGACAAATTAGTCTGCACAAAGCGCGCAATTTAGAGAAAGAGATTACGGGAATTGTGGGCTACAGTGAGTTAACAGACATCACCGAAGAAGTATTAATTCGATTAGAGCTGACCAAGTAG
- the radA gene encoding DNA repair protein RadA, which produces MAKAKTAYVCNDCGADFPRWQGQCNACGSWNTISEVRLAASPAAARNERLSGYAGNSGETTVQTLAEIDLQEVPRFTSGFKEFDRVLGGGVVPGAAILIGGNPGAGKSTLLLQTMCLLASKMPTLYVTGEESLQQVAMRASRLGLPKDNLKMLSETNVDRICQIAEKEQPKIMVIDSIQVMHVADVQSSPGSVAQVRESATALTRYAKQNNVAVFIVGHVTKDGTLAGPKVLEHIIDCSVLLDGGADSRFRTLRSHKNRFGAVNELGVFAMTGQGLKEVSNPSAIFLSRGEEETSGSSVMVVWEGTRPLLVEIQALVDYSQLANPRRVAVGLEQNRLSLLLAVLHKHGGLQMADQDVFVNVVGGVKVTETSADLALVMALLSSFRDRPLPKDVVVFGEVGLAGEIRPVPSGQERLNEAFKHGFKKAIVPAANMPKGGIPGMQIHGVKKLSEAIEAFDEL; this is translated from the coding sequence ATGGCAAAAGCGAAAACAGCATATGTGTGTAACGACTGCGGTGCAGACTTTCCTAGATGGCAAGGGCAGTGTAATGCCTGTGGATCGTGGAACACCATCAGTGAAGTTCGACTAGCTGCGTCTCCTGCGGCTGCGCGAAATGAGCGCTTATCTGGCTATGCGGGTAACAGTGGTGAAACAACCGTTCAAACACTGGCTGAGATTGATCTTCAGGAAGTGCCTCGATTTACCAGCGGCTTTAAAGAGTTCGACCGTGTTCTTGGCGGTGGCGTTGTGCCGGGAGCAGCAATACTGATAGGCGGCAACCCGGGAGCCGGTAAATCGACATTGTTACTTCAAACGATGTGTTTACTCGCGTCTAAAATGCCGACGCTGTACGTCACAGGTGAGGAGTCTTTACAACAAGTTGCTATGCGTGCGTCGCGCCTTGGTTTGCCAAAAGATAACCTGAAAATGCTGTCTGAAACCAATGTAGATCGCATTTGCCAAATAGCGGAAAAAGAGCAGCCTAAAATCATGGTGATCGACTCGATTCAGGTGATGCACGTTGCAGATGTTCAATCTTCGCCGGGCAGTGTAGCTCAGGTACGAGAATCCGCGACAGCACTTACCCGTTATGCCAAACAGAATAATGTTGCAGTATTTATCGTAGGGCATGTGACAAAAGACGGCACGCTTGCTGGGCCTAAGGTGCTTGAGCATATCATTGACTGTTCGGTACTTCTTGATGGTGGCGCGGATAGCCGTTTCCGTACATTGCGTAGCCATAAAAACCGTTTTGGTGCGGTGAACGAGTTGGGCGTATTTGCCATGACAGGGCAGGGGCTAAAAGAAGTGAGTAACCCATCGGCAATATTTTTGTCGCGTGGTGAAGAGGAAACATCGGGTAGTTCGGTGATGGTGGTGTGGGAAGGTACGCGTCCATTGCTGGTGGAGATACAGGCGTTGGTTGATTACTCCCAGTTGGCCAACCCACGTCGTGTTGCCGTTGGTTTGGAGCAAAACAGGTTGTCGTTGCTTTTAGCGGTGCTACACAAACACGGTGGTTTGCAAATGGCGGATCAAGATGTGTTTGTTAATGTTGTTGGTGGTGTAAAAGTGACAGAGACCAGTGCTGACCTTGCTTTGGTCATGGCACTGCTTTCAAGTTTTCGTGATAGGCCATTGCCAAAAGATGTGGTGGTATTTGGAGAAGTGGGTTTGGCGGGTGAAATTCGTCCGGTCCCAAGTGGTCAAGAGCGCCTAAATGAGGCGTTTAAACACGGATTTAAAAAGGCGATTGTGCCTGCTGCTAACATGCCCAAAGGAGGCATTCCTGGAATGCAGATCCACGGTGTGAAGAAACTGTCCGAAGCGATAGAAGCCTTTGATGAACTGTAG